The following is a genomic window from Malus sylvestris chromosome 7, drMalSylv7.2, whole genome shotgun sequence.
TAGGCCACTCACACGTTAAAGCGAAGCAAGGCTCGTCGTTAATGAAGAGATTCGCCATTAACTTCGGTTATAACTGCCTGAGGAGGAATTGCCGGGGGCCAGACGTGGCGCTGAAGGTCCCGCCGGAGTCTCTTCTCGAGGTTGGCATGGTTTATGTTGTGTAGACCAGACGGACATGTAATTAGCTACCGAAATAGCTTTGTCTTTGTTTCACTCATGTCATAGTCTCATTGATGAAATTGGCTACCAGAAAATTGTAAAGGTTACTCTTTTCTCGAGTGGATATGAGGCTTGACTCGTTATTGATTTTGTGccatttctaattttttatcaACATGAAGTGTTTTGTCTGAAGCGTTTTTATTAGAAACACGTTAGGCTTATTCGCTTGTATGCccctttttttatgaaattttactTTTCTCCCAAACTTGTAATGCCACATCATTCTACATAAGTATAGAAATTACAAACTAGATAATTATATTCTTTGCACAAAGGCCTACATATACAAATACAATCATGTATACTTTGCGGACAAGTAAGGATCTCTACAAATTAGGAATACAATCAAAACTAGATTACAATATTAATTCATAAACCATAGGATAGAAGGTTTTCTTGGACAAGAATGACTCGACCACTAACTCATCAGGTAACACAAGATCGAAGATGGATGCGAAGAATATTAGAAACCGCTCCAAAAGGCAAGAAGTTTGGCCCGAACACACATTTGTTGAATGAAAGGGACTGATAACATGATTGCCAAGTCATTTGATACAGACTCATTTGCAAGATTTAAGAAAGCCTTTTGAGAGGTGACAAGTTTGGATTGTAGAAGAAGATACTGTTGTTTAGATAGACCCTTTGTCAAGAGATCTGCAAGTTGATCCAAGGACGGATTGAAATGAACTTTGTGACTTGTGAGTGCCAAACTTAACACGTTCACaaacaaaatgataatcaaACTCAATATGCTTTCTGCATACATGAAACATCGGGTTAACTGCAATGTACGTGGTATTGAAATTATAACAACAAAATTAAGTGGGCAAGATTAATGAGTTTCTTGTTTTACTTTATAAAATAAGATAACGTAGAACACAAAATGAAAGCACCAAAAGTAAAATCACACAGTAACAGTTGTTAGTTATGGGAGGAAAGTGAGACTTTTTTTAAAGCAACAGGCACATAAACAAAACCTTGGTTTTTTACTAGCCATCAGTTTAAGATTCTATAAGATACTTCATGTTTGGATAGAATGACTGCTATGACAAATAGCCACGTAGTATTATACAAACCACCAGGACTTTTGAGTGGTATTCATGCCATGCGTTCACCACAACTGGCCATTATTTAATCCTCCAAACGGGCAAAATGTTTCAATCATTCACAAAAAACCCTCCAACCAAACGGAGAACAACCAATTAATCCAGACATGGGAGTACTAATAAGAACACTTCCTCTGAGCTCTCCGCATAGAAATTTTGCTTCTAATTTTGGAGCTGCAGAGAGATTGCCAAACAGTGGATTCATCAGCAGGAGCTCCCCCTCTCAGTTTAGAGTGCTGGCCAAAACAGAGAAGggggagaaggaggaagaaccaaAGAAGGAAACCAAACAGTCTTTCTTCAGCAGTGTGACAGAAGCACTTGATTTTTCTCAGACCAGGTCTGCAGAGGATGCTGTGCTTATTGAAGAAGCTAGGGATGCCACTAAATCTGGAGAGAGAATGTCCAGACAACAGGTATAAATCAATCACTTTGAACTCATGACCTCCTTCGATTTTCGTCTCAACTTTcaatttggttttgaattctttaattttttgtaaCGCGCCAATTTGCCCCTACCGTCACATTTatcacattttattttagtttctaTCATTTGAACGGCAAATTGGAGCATTCAAAGAAATTAAGAAGCTCATTaccaaattgaaaaattagGGGCAAATTCGAATAACACATTAAGTTTAGgatggatttttatttttgatatattaattaaaccaaaatgcTTATGTGAGTTTGCTGAtagatttttcttattttcatgCAGTATGGGGCTTTGAGAAGGAAAATTGGAGGGACATACAAGGATTTCTTCAAAGACTATGTTGAGGGTATGTAGCATTAGCAATTTCAAACATCCATATATTTTCTacaaagaaatttagaaaaatacACACAAATAAAACATATTACAAGCTTTTGATTAGACGAGAATTAGATGGACAATAAACAGATAATAAAGCTACTATAAACCTTAGTCTATATACGACTTATTGTATGTTTAGCGTGTCTAAATTCTACTTTTATTAAAAGGTTGTAGCCAGTTCATATGTGTGTTTCATCATATTTTTTGCCTTTGTTGATGCTTTTTGGTTTTTCTCTTCACGGGTTTTGGCTTCGTCCTCCCGTTTGTATtcctttctttttgcttttctttattTAATAGATTTTGGAGATAGGGGACTGAGTCGTTCTATCAGGGAGTTAGCCAATTTTAATTGCTTTTAGAGGGAAAAAAGTAGTCTACTTGTAGGGATTAGAGCGAGAAGGAAGCAACCTACTTGTAATTGATGGCTAATCCTAGGGCCTTGGTTCTTTCTTTCCACCTTGGAGTAAGACTTCTACTATTGTAGTCCGACGACCAAACCTTATATGGTCCGACTCGCCTATCCATTATCACtctttcaataataaaaaatgtgtattataaaaaattattgaaatggTTTTCCTAATTTGGATAATTGTTCTTGACTTGGTACCAGTGGATGGGCAATATGTGGAGGATGGCTGGGTGGACAAGACGTGCAAGGTTTGCAAGAAAGACACGGGTGGCGAGGCCAGGCAAGTGGACAAGCTTGGAAGATATGTTCATGTGGCCTGTTTGGAGAAATCAAAATCCGGCAACTTTTTCACCAGACTTTTCTCCGGATGATTTGTCAAGGGATAATTAGGCTCAGCACTTTGCTCTGTACATCTCAGAGATATGCCAGAGAACGCCGAAACTGGCGATGTGGTGTCGTTTtcatatacaaaaatatattatttcagTGCTGGATATATAGAAGATTTGAGGACATCggtttcaatttgtttaactgtgATTTATGGCCAtttataaatgaaattatgCAGCTATGTAACAGTTTAAGAACCAAATGGATACGTATATGGGTAGCACGACCAACCAAACCTAAATATGTACGTTCGACCAAGAAAACCTAACTAGGTATATATTACCTACGTTTTACATTCGTTAATTCTTGGATTTAACTGCGGCTTAGGCCATGCATAGTGGGACTGTCGGAACTCTAGGTTTCCGAGTTGCATGATTTAGGGCCTCAAAAATACATTTGAGGATTTAGGGAAGTTTTAGGCTTTTAGTAGTTTAGGTTTTCCTGGTTTGAGTTGGAAAATCTAAACTACTAAAAACCGAAAAGAAAAACTTTTACCAACAAAAATGGAAAAGTTTTCGGTTTTTAATAGTCCTCAATATTTTGTCAGCTCGGTCTCAATATTACAGCGCGAAACTTTCCCGTTTTTGTTAGTAAGGTTTGATATTATATCATGCCGCATGATTCATGCGTGGTTTAGAGTTGTCTTTCCAAATTGTTAGTAAGGTTTGATGATATATCTTTGCAATGGCCGGTAATTTTCTACTGCTTTGTCGCGTCTTCTTCGTGGCGCTTTCGACAGCGTTCGGTTCTCCGATTGGAGTATGCTACGGAATGCTAGGCAATGACTTGCCACCACCAAGGGAAGTAATTTGCATGTACAAATCCAACAAAATCGAAAGAATGAGACTGTACGTATGATCCTAACCAGGAAGCGCTCGAGGCCCTTCGTAATTCTGACATTGAAGTCCTAGTCGGAGTTGGTAATGAGGAACTTCAACAACTTGCAAGTACTGAATCCGCTGCAGAGGACTGCGTAGAAACGTACATTAGGCCTTATTCACCACAAGTCAATTTTATATACATAGCCGTAGGCAACGAGGTCATCCCGGAAGAGGTTGTAAAATATCCTCCCAGCAATGCCAAACTTGCACAATGCATCGAGCTCCGGGGGGTCTTGACTCTATTTAGCAAATAAAGGTCTCAACGGCAGTTGCAACGTCGGTACTGGGTGATTCTTACCCTCCCTCGGCTGCAAAACTTTCTCAAGACACCGCGGAGTACATGGTTCCGATCGCACAATACTTGAACAGCGTTGGGGCACCATTGCTAGTCAATGGTGTACCCTTACTTTACCTACATTGAAAACCCTAGCGACGTTTCACTGCCTTATGCATTGTTCGCTTCAGAAAGCATTGTTGTTACAGATGATGGTTATGACAACCTGTTTGATGCCATGGTGGATCTTTTTATGCATCCTTGCAGGAAACCTGCTGAAGCAGTGGAGCGACAATGGGGTCTGTTTTACCCGAACAATAGACATGCTTATCTTACTAATCTTGAAGAACGAAGGATGGAGCTGGTAACGGAAAGTAACAGCTCAAACTGCAGTTAGATTGTGTTctgtttaatttgttttttcataATTCGAATGTGATTCGTCTCCAAATAATGCAACAttcttagattttttttttaaaaaaaatttgtacacACGTTATTAGATTTATGTGTTTATCCAGTTTTATGAACTGATGATGGAACTAATCAAGGCTTTTGAGAATTGCTAAGCACCGCATTAAACTATTAATCAAACAATGCTCTTTCTATACATCAATTACGTTCgaagatttcaacaacaaaatgGCAATAAAAATCGGATTTTATCGTCACGGGATAATTCGCCAATGAAATTAAGTTTAACCTTGACGTAACTAAGTTAGTTAAAATAATATATAGACTTTGATCTACTTCCGAATCCTCTTATCATACTTATATTAAAtctcaaataaaaagaaaaaaaccaaaatatgcTAAGCTCACCCCGAACCAAGGAGATAGGATCCTCGTtggatcttctttgtgaggattccagaGATCCTTTAATCATATTATTTTATCatacatcgtgcgatcagttttcgtcATATACTGTTTGACAAGGAACAGACAAAATTAAAAGATCTtcagaatcctcacaaaaaggatccgcGAGGATGCTATCTCCATACTAAGACAAGCAAAAGCCAAACACATATTAGCTTTTCCGCATCCAACGATCCAAAAGTCGTCTACGACATCCGACGATCTAAACTCATCACACTATACTCATTGTAAGTTGGAAGAACATGGAGCCAGCCGGTAAACCTAGGACCAAAATGGCGGGAACAAGCACTTCTTCGCGGGAAAAACCCAACGACCTCACTTAAAAGCGCGGGAAGCCGATCCCAACCGCCACATCGAGAGAGTGACTGAGAGAgaactcagagagagagagagagagagagaaacagataTGGTGGGAGTAGCGTACGACTGTCTGGCGAACCCTCTCGGAGCGGTCCGGTCCACTTTCGAGAAGGCGATTGCGTCGGGATCCGACCCGGCCTCCTTCGACGGCCGGGACTGGGGAGCCGTCGATCTCTTCCGCAACTTCCTCTACGATGATGGCGGCCTCTCTCAGGTCCGAACCCAAACCCTACACCCTCAATTTCTATGCTTTTTGATTTGGGCTCATTTAATTGCCCTTGACAACCCTAATTCTGTATCATTTTCCCTCTTTTAATCTCTTGATTTTAGCTTCTCTGTGAAATgtcaattaaaatttgaaaatttattgCTCGTGAAAATTTAGGTACCAATTTTGAATTCTGCAAGCATAAGATGGGTTCAGCCCAACACACTCGTTCGATTTCGAGGAATGATACAAGACATGTTGGGAAATGAATTCTATGTCGGTGCTTATAAGGTAGCTTGTCTTATGCTCTCTGAGCATTTTTCTGTCTGTGCAACAAAGGACTATTAGTTTATTTAGTTTCCACGAAAATAATGCCTGGTTGGTATTGAAGGATGGCTCTGTTTGGAGGACCAACAAGTTCACGGATGTTCCTCAATTCCCTGTGGATTCCACGCCGGATATGCGGTTATGGGAACGCCGTATGCTCTACTGCACCCCGGTGAGTGAGACTGTAATCAAACTCTTAGCACATACTTATATGCTTAGTGTTGGTGGCtgtgtttgaatttttattttgttaggtTAATGACATTCCTTGAATTTTAAATGTCCTGCTAGAATTTTCAGTTTGGATGCGTGGAATTAACATTGTGGCTCATTCGGTGATATGAGTTTTCTTGTGTTGTTATCTTGTATTTGTGTTTAGGTGCCGGGACAGAATTCATGGGCTGAATCTTCTAACGCAGTGATGTATGCAAGTATGGAATCAGGAACCCAACAAAAAGAGAAGCGCCCGAGAGTGGATGCTGAAGCTACTGATGACATGGATTACGATGTAATTTCCATTCTCTTAATCTGTGTAGTGAAAGGTTAATCGTGTTTTAAGTAGAAAAGGCAAACTGCATTACAATGCAAAATCGCCTTATCACCATCTTTGTGCTTTAACTTAGTTATATGAATTTAGGAAGTTTTCCTTAGCAATTGAGTAGGTAGATCTCTGCAAGGGTCAGGTTTTAGATAATTGGATTGTCATAATTTGCTTGATAGGCTATTCGTCATGCTTGGTTTATTTTGGGACTTCATGAGTTGGCAATTTTTAGTTCTGTCTGTACATCTCATCTCTCAAGTGAAGTGTCCTTCAGCTATGTATCGGAAAGATGTCATCTTGTTTGTGTACCTGACATACTGCATTAAATGACAGGTCTCGGATAATGGGATTGAAGGTTCTCCTTCTACCAAAAAGCTGGTATGTAGGaccaattttattaattaaattaaaaacattAGCTTTCGATTCCGATGAAACAAAAACTCATCCTTGCTAAATTTCTTCACCTTTTCCAGAAAGAAAATGGACATTCTACTCAGCAGTCAATTACTGAGGGCACCAGCTCTAGTATGATTATGGCACCTGATGTTAACAGTGGTTCACTTCCTTGTCTTATTAAGGTACATTGGACAATTTATTATGCCAATAGAAAAATTATATACCGAGATTTATTCTCTCTTTTTGTGAAAGCTGATGAAACTCTTGTATGCTATCAGATTTACGATTGTTTAGAGTCTGACTTAAAGCTAAACGAGGTTTTTGAGTTTGTTGGAGTCTTCACTTTCGATTCCGAGTTTAAAGAGGACAAAGATGAATCTGATGATTTCACGAATGGTTTTAGTGAAGATGTGTTGGTTCACTTGCCCCCTAATAAGGTATTGGTTctgtcttccattgatgaaatttttggtcTTATTCTTGTATGTGTTGTTCTGTACAGCTTGTTAGCATTCAGTGTTGGACTATTAGtacattcaattttatattttttcacaaTTTTCCCTTGTTTCAGGTACCACGTCTCCACTGTTTTATTCACAGGAAACTTGCAGTTCACGACTTCCTTCCGTGTTCCCCTACAAACGAGGTGATTTTGTGCTCATTATTGTCTCATATTTCATCAAAGGACTTGTATAGTCTGCGTGTGTTTCTGCCAACCTGGGATATCTAAATTCCCCCTGTTTCACATTCTTACCTTAATTACCTGTGATATGTGCTGACAATGCTATTACTGTCTATCTTATAGCCAAAGCCGAACTTGGTGAAAGAGATCAGGGAAGCTCTCTTGAGGCATCTTACAGCTGTTCTTGGCAATGATGGTATAGCTGCTAATTTCATGCTGTTGCATCTCTTGTCCATGGTAAACGGTCCTTCTCATATCTAAATATTCAGTGTTGGATCCACATGATGAtacttttaaattatttttgttcATTGTGTCTTATCTCAATCTCTTAAATGACCTCTCTCCTCATCTCCTTTACTTATGAGGTATATGATTTGATCTGCTTTTCACAGGTGTATTCAAGAGTTGGAACTGTTGCTGTGGGGAAGCTTTCACTAAATCTTACTTGTTTAAGCAGAGAAAGTGCGCCTGTGTTTGGCACTCAGCTTGGCCTTGCTCTCAAGAATCTTTTACCCTTCACACAATGCATATCCCTAACAGTGGATTATCTCAACACTGCTTCTCTTGCGCCAAGAAAGGATTATGAGACAAGCAGGTAACGAGATTTTCGATTCTGTACCTTAGTGTCAATTTTGTAATAGTTTTTGACTTTTCACATTGCTCCAGGCTGATAACCGGAGCCCTGCAGCTGGCGGAGGGTTCACATGTGATATTTGATGAGACCCGGCTGGAAGCTGGCATTCTTAACTCTGTCGGGGTTGAAAATGCAAGATTGCTTAAAACTTTAATAGAGTTGCAAAAGGTGATTTTTGTATTCTACTATACATACGTCTGTGTTTCTTTATGTATTTCTGCTGAATGCAGTATGATTGGCAACCTGTGGATTTTGTTAGATTTGTGCTTTATAAGATTATTATTACGTCAGAGTCTATAGCACCGAATTAAACATTAAGGCATGATACTTTTTAATTTGTCCTTTTTCAGGTGGAATATGATTTCAAGTTCTATAAACTGGACATGCCAGCAGACATCCAAATGCTTGTTCTTTCGGAAGGCAAATCAAACATTTTGCCAGCTGATGTTTTGTTACCTTTCCACCCTTCTTCAGTGGCTTCCGCTGAAGTCACCGCAGAAGCACTAGAGGCTTGGAGATGGTACTTGGCTACTCTTAGATCATTGCCACATTCTATTGACTCAGAATTACAGAAGGTAAGAGTTGCTTTGGACAACTTGTTACCCTGAAATTGCCTACTCCAATAGAGTTGGGAACTTAGGATTACGAATTTAGTTCAGAAGTGTTGTTCTCCATGTATGATAAATTAATCAATCTGCCTCTGGCTGATGTCGTCGTCTGAAACCTTACAGGTGATAGAAAATGACTTGGTTGCAGCAAGGCAGGAAGATAGGACACTGGGAACCCAAGATTTCAGCAGGTTAGAGACTGAAAGATTTGCGAATTGTTCTTTCTTCTTCGAGATTCGTTAGTCATTCATTATATTCTTGCTTGTACTTACAGATTGCTGACAATGGGTCGATTGATGTCGATGAGTTTTGGTGAAACCTCCCTATCATTAGAACACTGGCAGATGGTCAAGGAACTCGAGAGGTTACGAAGAGAGAGGCTCAAGTGAATGTAGCGTAGTATTGACTACTAagatttgtgtttgttaattacAAGGGTTGATTAACTTGGGTAAATTGTAGCCCATGGCTGTTACCGGCCATCGGTGCGGATGTTTTTGTAAGAAAATATTTGTGCCGTTAATGTTAAAATGCTGGCCAATTTACATCAAATTTCTGTTTGGTTTACTGAATAGTGTCTCTTTAGGTTTTTTGATCGAATGATGATAACACTTAACTTTTATTCAAACCTAATATGTTGAGGTGCAAGATTGAATCAACGAAAAGGTTGCACTTATGTGACCGAAATGTCCTGAGTTTGAGTCGTAGAAACCGTCTCTTTATAAAGCAAGGGTAAAACTGCATACAACAGACATTCCTTGTGATCCTCGCAAATTGGATCGACGATGTTAAAACCGCTAAACACAAGTGTTAACGTTGTTCACCCAACAGTATTCAAGTTCCGGCCACAAACGAATTATATTAGTCTATTGCAAAACGTTTTGACAGCCATTCTACCATACAACAATGTAGCTACAGTGCACTATTGCAGTAGAGAGATGTCACGGGCGAGGCATCTTATTTCTCATGTCGGTCACTTAGATTTCAAGCACGTTGCACACCTCTTTATTTATTCCAAAGCCAAAGCTTTTGTATTTGAATATTGTAATAGCATTGAATTACCTGGAAAGCAGTAGAGAAGCAGTAGAGTTGGTCACATGAGCTACACATCTTTTTAGAGAAAGGTTCCCTACTAATACTTTAGTCCACAAAAATATatagtttgaaaaaaaattattaagactCGAAAATAGTCATTTTATAAGAATCGAAATTTTCTCTGGATCTCTGTATTCGGAGACGAAGAACTTGAGATTTAGGCTGTTGAACAAAGAGATATTAGAAATTTGATTTGTGTGAGATAGATCAATGGAATGAACTAATGAGAGCCGTATGATTTAAAATAAGTGATCCGAATCTTCAGACTCGTCAATTCCGAACATAGAAATCTAAAAATTATCTCAATTCATTATACAAGTCACATGAAGAATCCACCAACCTAAAGTATATATAATGAAGGTGAAAGTACAAATTTGCTCCATCTGGGTTCAGTACCTACTCGGGGTATGAGTAATAAAATCTGCATACCACATCCAACGGTACAAAATGCATCATCATCAAATCGAACGGACACAATCTCCtcactgtatatatatatatattatattatattatagaTAGGCCTAGCGGGTGCCAATTAGCCACCTCAGCAATCAGTTGcctcctaaaaaaaaaaaaaaaaaaccctcaacTCTCCTCTTCCCATCCACGTACAAGGTTGTacccttcaccattcaccagaCTTTTTGACCGTTTTACTGCCGGAGGAGTCTCAGAATTGACTGCCCTCATATGTCTGGCCAAACTGCCAGTTGCCCGGCGCAACATTGTTGGCGGTGAGAGTTCTGCCGTCGCTGGTGGTGACTTGGAAGGAGAGGCTCTGGCCGTTGAGGTAAGAGTTGCTCTGCCAGTTCTGGCCCCAGTTCCTTGACATGGATTGCCACCCTGTGTTGGAGCCCTTGATCGACACTGAGTGCACATCTCCTGCTCCTCCCACGTTTGTGATCAAAACCAAGTTGAAGTATGAGTGGCCGTTGATTGTGAATCTTACTCCTCCCTTCTTCACACATGAAACCCTACAAATTACCAAACAAAAGCATGTTAATTTCACTGTCTCACAAATTATACTAACTTTCAacgacaaaaataaataaattattgggATGTGTGAGACTTTTTTTCATGTCGCACTTTATATAATCAAGTGACAAAATGTGTATATCGCCTTTTTTCTTGTCTCACTTGCTGCGTGACCTGGTCACTAGATGAGTGAGATAAAAAGAAAGAGATCTACACCTCTATAGCTCAATCACACAGTGTCATGCAGAAAAAGTTAAACCGCATGGCATTGTGGCGATTGGCTTCATATACTTTCATAGTAGCATTTTTGTTGTAAGTTTCCAGGTCAC
Proteins encoded in this region:
- the LOC126629350 gene encoding mini-chromosome maintenance complex-binding protein-like, with amino-acid sequence MVGVAYDCLANPLGAVRSTFEKAIASGSDPASFDGRDWGAVDLFRNFLYDDGGLSQVPILNSASIRWVQPNTLVRFRGMIQDMLGNEFYVGAYKDGSVWRTNKFTDVPQFPVDSTPDMRLWERRMLYCTPVPGQNSWAESSNAVMYASMESGTQQKEKRPRVDAEATDDMDYDVSDNGIEGSPSTKKLKENGHSTQQSITEGTSSSMIMAPDVNSGSLPCLIKIYDCLESDLKLNEVFEFVGVFTFDSEFKEDKDESDDFTNGFSEDVLVHLPPNKVPRLHCFIHRKLAVHDFLPCSPTNEPKPNLVKEIREALLRHLTAVLGNDGIAANFMLLHLLSMVYSRVGTVAVGKLSLNLTCLSRESAPVFGTQLGLALKNLLPFTQCISLTVDYLNTASLAPRKDYETSRLITGALQLAEGSHVIFDETRLEAGILNSVGVENARLLKTLIELQKVEYDFKFYKLDMPADIQMLVLSEGKSNILPADVLLPFHPSSVASAEVTAEALEAWRWYLATLRSLPHSIDSELQKVIENDLVAARQEDRTLGTQDFSRLLTMGRLMSMSFGETSLSLEHWQMVKELERLRRERLK
- the LOC126629084 gene encoding uncharacterized protein LOC126629084 yields the protein MGVLIRTLPLSSPHRNFASNFGAAERLPNSGFISRSSPSQFRVLAKTEKGEKEEEPKKETKQSFFSSVTEALDFSQTRSAEDAVLIEEARDATKSGERMSRQQYGALRRKIGGTYKDFFKDYVEVDGQYVEDGWVDKTCKVCKKDTGGEARQVDKLGRYVHVACLEKSKSGNFFTRLFSG